In a single window of the Streptomyces sp. HUAS ZL42 genome:
- a CDS encoding ThuA domain-containing protein, whose translation MRSASRVTTVAVGAALLLGCVAGPALPHSSSGAKILVFSKTAGFRHDSVLDGVAAVKQLGETGGFTVDATEDAGAFTPSNLRRYDAVVFLSTTGDVLDATQQRAFENYIRGGGGYVGVHAAADTEYDWAFYGGMVGAYFQSHPAIQPATVNVEDRAHPATAGLSRTWERTDEWYNYRSNPRERVHVLASLDESSYTGGTMNGDHPIAWCQNYQGGRAFYTGGGHTKESYADPAFREHLLGGIRWATGDAQADCRPENGYRSLFDGTTGSLDGWSQAGPGSFTLSDDGTLTSAGGMGMLWYAASGFGSYSLKLDWRMAGASGDDNSGVFVGFPPSDDPWSAVNNGYEIQIDATDVPEKTTGSVYGFQSADLEKRDRALNPPGEWNTYEIRVEGERLRVWLNGVKINDFTNTDPARSLRDGHIGIQNHGAGDQVSFRHVRIKELPVKGD comes from the coding sequence ATGCGATCTGCCAGCCGAGTGACGACCGTGGCCGTGGGGGCCGCCCTGCTCCTGGGGTGCGTGGCGGGACCGGCTCTCCCGCACTCCTCCTCCGGCGCAAAGATACTGGTCTTCTCCAAGACGGCCGGCTTCCGGCACGACTCCGTCCTGGACGGCGTGGCGGCGGTGAAACAGCTCGGTGAGACGGGCGGTTTCACGGTCGACGCGACGGAGGACGCGGGCGCGTTCACCCCGTCGAACCTGCGGCGCTACGACGCGGTCGTGTTCCTCTCGACGACAGGAGACGTGCTGGACGCCACGCAGCAGCGCGCCTTCGAGAACTACATCCGCGGCGGTGGCGGGTATGTCGGCGTCCACGCGGCCGCCGACACCGAGTACGACTGGGCGTTCTACGGCGGCATGGTCGGCGCCTACTTCCAGTCGCATCCGGCGATCCAGCCCGCCACGGTGAATGTCGAGGACCGTGCGCACCCGGCGACCGCGGGACTCTCCCGCACCTGGGAGCGCACCGACGAGTGGTACAACTACCGCTCCAACCCCCGGGAACGGGTCCATGTCCTCGCCTCCCTCGACGAGTCGTCGTACACCGGCGGCACCATGAACGGCGATCACCCGATCGCCTGGTGCCAGAACTACCAGGGTGGCCGCGCCTTCTACACGGGCGGCGGCCACACCAAGGAGTCCTACGCCGACCCCGCCTTCCGCGAGCACCTGCTGGGCGGGATCCGCTGGGCGACCGGTGATGCCCAGGCGGACTGCCGCCCCGAGAACGGCTACCGGTCGTTGTTCGACGGCACCACCGGCTCGCTGGACGGCTGGAGTCAGGCGGGCCCGGGCTCCTTCACGCTCTCCGACGACGGCACACTGACGTCGGCCGGCGGCATGGGGATGCTCTGGTATGCCGCGTCGGGCTTCGGGTCGTACTCGCTGAAGCTCGACTGGAGGATGGCCGGGGCCTCCGGCGACGACAACTCCGGTGTGTTCGTGGGCTTCCCGCCCTCGGACGACCCGTGGTCGGCGGTGAACAACGGCTACGAGATCCAGATCGACGCCACGGACGTCCCCGAGAAGACCACCGGCTCCGTCTACGGCTTCCAGTCCGCCGATCTGGAGAAGCGCGACCGCGCGCTGAATCCGCCGGGGGAGTGGAACACGTACGAGATCCGTGTGGAGGGCGAACGCCTCCGCGTCTGGCTCAACGGCGTGAAGATCAACGATTTCACCAACACCGATCCGGCCCGGAGCCTGCGCGACGGACACATCGGCATCCAGAACCACGGAGCCGGCGACCAGGTGTCCTTCCGCCACGTCCGGATCAAGGAACTGCCCGTGAAGGGCGACTGA
- a CDS encoding TatD family hydrolase, translating into MRIFDPHIHMTSRTTDDYEAMHAAGVRAVVEPSFWLGQPRTSPASFLDYFDSLLGWEPFRAAQYGIAHHCTLALNPKEAGDPRCVPVLEELPRYLVKDQVVAVGEIGYDSMTPAEDAALAAQLQLAADHELPALVHTPHRDKLLGLRRTLDVVRESALPADRVLVDHLNETTVKEAKDSGCWLGFSVYPDTKMDERRMVAVLRQYGLEQVLVNSAADWGRSDPLKTRKVGDLMLDEGFTEDDVDQVLWRNPVAFYGLSGRLNLDVTPPDTTHEGNSVLRGGE; encoded by the coding sequence ATGCGCATCTTCGACCCCCACATCCACATGACGTCCCGGACCACCGACGACTACGAGGCCATGCACGCCGCCGGTGTCCGCGCCGTGGTCGAGCCCTCCTTCTGGCTCGGCCAGCCGCGCACCTCTCCCGCCTCCTTCCTCGACTACTTCGACTCCCTGCTGGGCTGGGAGCCCTTCCGCGCCGCCCAGTACGGCATCGCCCACCACTGCACGCTGGCCCTCAACCCCAAGGAGGCGGGCGACCCGCGCTGCGTCCCCGTCCTCGAGGAACTGCCCCGCTATCTCGTCAAGGACCAGGTCGTCGCCGTCGGTGAGATCGGCTACGACTCGATGACTCCCGCCGAGGACGCCGCACTCGCCGCCCAGCTCCAGCTCGCCGCCGACCACGAGCTGCCCGCGCTCGTCCACACCCCGCACCGCGACAAGCTCCTCGGCCTGCGCCGCACCCTCGACGTCGTCCGCGAGTCCGCCCTGCCCGCGGACCGCGTCCTGGTCGACCACCTCAACGAGACCACCGTCAAGGAGGCCAAGGACAGCGGCTGCTGGCTGGGCTTCTCCGTCTATCCCGACACCAAGATGGACGAGCGGCGGATGGTCGCCGTCCTCCGGCAGTACGGCCTTGAGCAGGTCCTGGTGAACTCCGCCGCCGACTGGGGCAGAAGCGATCCCCTCAAGACCCGCAAGGTCGGCGACCTGATGCTGGACGAGGGCTTCACCGAGGACGACGTCGACCAGGTGCTGTGGCGCAACCCCGTCGCCTTCTACGGCCTCAGCGGCCGCCTGAACCTCGACGTCACCCCGCCCGACACCACCCACGAGGGCAACTCCGTCCTGCGCGGCGGGGAGTGA
- a CDS encoding sugar phosphate isomerase/epimerase family protein, translating to MSRISQTDPELTHRLSRRGMLGVAAGATAAALLGAAAAPATAATTAETAAGRGRPVLPPGRLGIQLYSLRDKVSTLGFAPVFAELEKYGYDEVEFAGYTQGSAGPITLAQLKRLARDHGLTPIGSHVGYYSSDPNAYTFAQNLTKVLDDAQALGLKHIGTAAGPFRYGSTVDAWKRAAEDFNAYGAAAKACGMKFYQHNHSDEFSFASDNPKVRLYDVLLTETDPDLVFLEMDIFWAYVGQFRFSTRPDGTPAPFEPLNYVLKRPHRYPLFHVKDGVSDPSNQFGYRMVDVGDGDIDYQRFISAVTRLRGERFAHHWQAEHDQPTESFTFARRSSEYLHSLREKC from the coding sequence ATGAGCCGCATCTCCCAGACCGATCCCGAACTCACCCACCGCCTCAGCAGAAGAGGCATGCTGGGCGTGGCCGCGGGCGCCACGGCCGCCGCGCTGCTGGGCGCCGCAGCGGCACCGGCGACGGCCGCCACCACGGCGGAAACGGCCGCCGGCCGCGGCCGCCCCGTCCTGCCCCCCGGCCGGCTCGGCATCCAGCTGTACAGCCTGCGCGACAAGGTCTCCACGCTCGGCTTCGCCCCCGTCTTCGCCGAACTGGAGAAGTACGGCTACGACGAGGTCGAGTTCGCCGGCTACACGCAGGGCTCCGCGGGCCCGATCACCCTCGCCCAGCTCAAGCGGCTGGCCAGGGACCACGGCCTGACTCCCATCGGCAGCCACGTCGGCTACTACTCCAGCGACCCCAACGCCTACACCTTCGCCCAGAACCTCACCAAGGTCCTCGACGACGCCCAGGCCCTCGGCCTGAAGCACATCGGCACCGCCGCAGGACCGTTCCGCTACGGCTCCACCGTCGACGCGTGGAAGCGCGCGGCCGAGGACTTCAACGCCTACGGCGCGGCGGCGAAGGCATGCGGCATGAAGTTCTACCAGCACAACCACTCCGACGAGTTCTCCTTCGCCTCCGACAACCCCAAGGTGCGCCTCTACGACGTGCTGCTCACCGAGACCGACCCCGACCTCGTCTTCCTCGAGATGGACATCTTCTGGGCGTACGTGGGCCAGTTCCGCTTCTCGACGCGGCCCGACGGCACGCCCGCGCCCTTCGAGCCCCTGAACTACGTACTGAAGCGGCCTCACCGCTACCCGCTCTTCCACGTGAAGGACGGAGTGAGTGACCCGTCGAACCAGTTCGGCTACCGCATGGTCGACGTCGGTGACGGCGACATCGACTACCAGCGGTTCATCTCGGCCGTCACCCGCCTGCGCGGGGAGCGGTTCGCCCACCACTGGCAGGCCGAGCACGACCAGCCCACCGAGTCCTTCACCTTCGCCCGGCGCTCCAGCGAGTACCTGCACTCGCTGCGGGAGAAGTGCTGA
- a CDS encoding inositol-3-phosphate synthase gives MPASVSSPRVGVWLIGARGSVATTVVAGCAAVTAGLHPPTGLVSESPLFAGCGLPAPASLVFGGHDTVDCPLPKRAEALAAGGVLPPGLPSAVRAELAAADREIRPGGPLPGDTRDDEELITAFASDIRDFVRRCDLARAVVVNVASTEPLPEGSALPPSSLYAAAALRAGCPYVNFTPSTGLHHPALAPMAESSGLPYAGRDGKTGQTLLRSVLGPMFTQRALAVRAWSGTNLLGGGDGASLADPAAAAAKNAGKERVLADTLATTPEGEVHIDDVPALGDWKTAWDHIAFDGFLGTRMILQTIWQGCDSALAAPLVLDLARMVSRAHETGLSGPLADLGFYFKDPVGDGPSALGEQYAALAGFAERLRGAAEVER, from the coding sequence ATGCCCGCGTCCGTTTCCTCACCTCGCGTCGGTGTATGGCTGATCGGCGCGCGCGGCTCCGTCGCCACCACCGTCGTCGCGGGGTGCGCCGCCGTGACCGCGGGCCTGCATCCGCCGACCGGCCTCGTCAGCGAGTCCCCGCTGTTCGCCGGGTGCGGCCTGCCCGCGCCCGCATCCCTCGTCTTCGGCGGCCACGACACGGTCGACTGCCCCCTGCCCAAGCGTGCGGAGGCCCTGGCGGCGGGCGGCGTCCTGCCACCGGGTCTGCCGTCGGCGGTGCGGGCCGAACTGGCGGCAGCCGACCGGGAGATCAGGCCGGGTGGCCCGCTCCCCGGGGACACGCGGGACGACGAGGAACTGATCACCGCCTTCGCCTCCGACATACGGGACTTCGTACGACGCTGTGATCTGGCGCGGGCGGTCGTGGTGAACGTCGCGTCCACGGAACCCCTGCCCGAGGGATCCGCGCTTCCTCCGAGCTCGCTGTACGCGGCGGCGGCCCTGCGCGCGGGCTGCCCGTACGTCAACTTCACCCCCTCGACCGGCCTGCATCACCCCGCCCTGGCTCCCATGGCGGAGTCGAGCGGACTGCCGTACGCGGGCCGCGACGGAAAGACGGGACAGACACTGCTCCGGTCCGTCCTCGGCCCGATGTTCACCCAACGAGCACTGGCGGTCCGCGCCTGGTCCGGCACGAACCTGCTGGGCGGCGGCGACGGCGCCTCCCTGGCCGACCCGGCCGCCGCCGCGGCGAAGAACGCCGGCAAGGAACGGGTGCTTGCCGACACCCTCGCGACAACTCCCGAGGGCGAGGTCCACATCGACGACGTCCCCGCCCTCGGCGACTGGAAGACCGCCTGGGACCACATAGCCTTCGACGGCTTCCTCGGCACCCGCATGATCCTCCAGACCATCTGGCAGGGCTGTGACTCCGCCCTGGCCGCCCCGCTCGTCCTCGACCTGGCCCGCATGGTCTCCCGTGCCCACGAAACCGGCCTGTCCGGCCCCCTCGCCGACCTGGGCTTCTACTTCAAGGACCCGGTGGGGGACGGCCCCTCGGCGCTGGGGGAGCAGTACGCGGCGCTGGCCGGCTTCGCGGAGCGGCTGCGGGGAGCTGCGGAGGTGGAGCGGTGA
- a CDS encoding alkaline phosphatase family protein, with product MSPHRTTPGPTPLLVLDVVGLTPRLLDHMPHLKALARSGSRAPLGTVLPAVTCAAQSTFLTGALPSEHGIVGNGWYFRELGEVLLWRQHNGLVAGDKLWDAARRAHPGYTVANICWWYAMGADTDITVTPRPIYYADGRKEPDCYTRPAALHDELTEKFGTFPLFHFWGPGADLVSSSWIIDATQHIIRTRHPDLTLCYLPHLDYDLQRFGPDDPRSLKAATDLDTAMAPLLDEARAEGRTVVALSEYGITRVSRPVDINRALRRAGLLEVHTQDGMEYLDPTASRAFAVADHQIAHVYVRRPEDLDATRAALADLPGIEQLLDDEGKKANHLDHPRAGELVAVAEPDAWFTYYYWLDDAHAPDFARLVEIHRKPGYDPVELFMDPLDPYVKVKAATALARKKLGLRYRMAVVPLDPAPIRGSHGRLPTSDDDGPLLICSTPRSVGDRVAATDVKSLLLRLAGLT from the coding sequence ATGAGCCCCCATCGGACCACGCCAGGCCCCACCCCGCTCCTCGTGCTCGACGTCGTCGGCCTCACCCCCCGTCTCCTCGACCACATGCCCCACCTCAAGGCTCTCGCCCGGTCCGGCTCCCGGGCGCCGCTGGGCACCGTCCTGCCCGCCGTCACCTGCGCCGCCCAGTCCACCTTCCTGACCGGCGCCCTCCCGTCGGAGCACGGCATCGTCGGCAACGGCTGGTACTTCCGCGAGCTCGGCGAGGTACTGCTGTGGCGACAGCACAACGGACTCGTCGCGGGAGACAAGCTGTGGGACGCCGCCCGCCGGGCCCACCCCGGCTACACGGTCGCCAATATCTGCTGGTGGTACGCCATGGGCGCCGACACCGACATCACTGTCACCCCCCGTCCGATCTACTACGCCGACGGCCGCAAGGAACCCGACTGCTACACCCGGCCGGCGGCACTGCACGACGAACTCACCGAGAAATTCGGCACCTTCCCGCTGTTCCACTTCTGGGGTCCGGGCGCGGACCTGGTCTCCAGCAGCTGGATCATCGACGCGACCCAGCACATCATCCGCACCCGGCACCCCGACCTGACGCTCTGCTACCTCCCTCATCTCGACTACGACCTGCAGCGCTTCGGCCCGGACGATCCGCGCTCTCTGAAGGCAGCCACCGACCTGGACACGGCCATGGCCCCGCTTCTGGACGAGGCCCGCGCCGAGGGCCGTACCGTTGTCGCGCTGTCCGAATACGGCATCACCCGGGTGAGCAGGCCCGTCGACATCAACCGCGCACTGCGCCGGGCCGGCCTTCTGGAGGTGCACACCCAGGACGGCATGGAGTATCTCGACCCGACGGCGTCACGCGCTTTCGCCGTCGCCGATCACCAGATCGCCCACGTCTATGTGCGCCGCCCCGAGGACCTCGACGCCACCCGCGCCGCCCTCGCCGACCTGCCCGGCATCGAGCAACTCCTCGACGACGAGGGCAAGAAGGCCAACCACCTCGACCATCCGCGCGCCGGCGAGCTCGTCGCCGTGGCGGAGCCGGACGCCTGGTTCACGTACTACTACTGGCTCGACGACGCCCACGCGCCCGACTTCGCGCGACTCGTCGAGATCCACCGCAAACCCGGCTACGACCCGGTCGAACTGTTCATGGATCCGCTCGACCCCTACGTCAAGGTCAAGGCGGCCACCGCACTGGCCCGCAAGAAACTCGGTCTGCGCTACCGCATGGCGGTCGTGCCCCTGGATCCCGCACCTATTCGCGGCAGCCACGGCCGCCTTCCCACGAGCGACGACGACGGTCCGCTCCTCATCTGCTCCACCCCCCGATCCGTCGGTGACCGCGTCGCGGCCACCGATGTGAAGTCACTCCTGCTCCGACTCGCCGGTCTCACCTGA
- a CDS encoding EboA domain-containing protein codes for MNHPHTIDMGTGTPASDTRGTTLALSPPAELRAHLDDRLTAAARAWLDQALDEAAANPGTHGPISVWELRLAEAGRRCRGEHADAARILILHAAARADPAALTRVYVQGTAAERRAVLHALPHLLSGPEALPLVEDALRTNDTRLLAAAVGPYAARHLDAHQWRHAVLKCLFTGVPVSEVAGLERRAHADAELARMLGDYAAERTAADRPVPADLYRVLALTESTPPQRDTDRPHGEEA; via the coding sequence ATGAACCACCCGCACACCATCGACATGGGCACCGGCACCCCCGCATCGGACACCCGGGGCACCACCCTCGCCCTCAGCCCGCCGGCCGAGCTGCGCGCCCACCTCGACGACCGGCTCACCGCAGCCGCCCGCGCCTGGCTCGACCAGGCCCTGGACGAGGCCGCCGCGAACCCGGGGACGCACGGGCCCATCTCCGTGTGGGAGCTGCGCCTCGCGGAGGCAGGCCGCCGCTGCCGTGGTGAGCACGCCGACGCGGCCCGCATCCTCATCCTCCACGCGGCGGCCCGCGCCGACCCGGCCGCCCTCACCCGCGTCTACGTCCAGGGCACCGCCGCCGAACGCCGCGCCGTCCTGCACGCGCTGCCCCACCTCCTTTCCGGCCCCGAAGCCCTTCCGCTCGTCGAGGACGCCCTGCGCACCAACGACACCCGCCTCCTCGCCGCCGCCGTCGGCCCTTACGCGGCCCGCCACCTCGACGCCCACCAGTGGCGCCACGCCGTCCTGAAGTGCCTCTTCACCGGTGTGCCCGTCAGCGAGGTGGCCGGCCTGGAGCGCCGCGCCCACGCCGACGCCGAACTCGCCCGCATGCTCGGCGACTACGCCGCCGAACGCACCGCCGCCGACCGTCCCGTACCGGCGGACCTGTACCGCGTCCTGGCCCTGACCGAGTCCACACCCCCACAACGCGACACCGACCGCCCCCACGGCGAGGAGGCCTGA
- the eboE gene encoding metabolite traffic protein EboE yields the protein MRFRHPDGSTVHLAYCTNVHPAETLDGVLAQLRDHCEPVRRRLGRDRLGIGLWLARDAAHALVTDPSALRALRIELDRRGLEVVTLNGFPYEGFGAEEVKYRVYKPDWADPERLEHTTALARVLAGLLPDDVIEGSISTLPLAWRTAYDDERAETARSALRTLAERLDALEELTGRSIRLGLEPEPGCVVETTGDAIAPLTAVAHSRIGICVDTCHLATSFEDPHTALDALTRARVPVVKTQLSAALHAEHPHLPEVREALAAFDEPRFLHQTRTATAAGLRGTDDLGEALKGDALPEASPWRAHFHVPLHAGPAAPLTSTLPVLKTALAGLVGGPQPLTSHLEVETYTWQALPPELRPRGRSQLADGIAAELTLARDLLTDLGLKELP from the coding sequence ATGCGCTTCCGCCACCCCGACGGCTCCACCGTCCACCTCGCCTACTGCACCAACGTCCACCCCGCGGAAACCCTCGACGGTGTCCTGGCCCAGCTTCGCGACCACTGCGAGCCCGTCCGCCGGCGCCTGGGCCGCGACCGCCTCGGCATCGGCCTGTGGCTCGCCCGGGACGCCGCCCACGCCCTCGTCACCGACCCGTCCGCACTGCGCGCCCTGCGCATCGAACTCGACCGGCGCGGCCTCGAGGTCGTCACCCTGAACGGCTTCCCGTACGAGGGCTTCGGCGCCGAGGAGGTCAAGTACCGCGTGTACAAGCCGGACTGGGCCGACCCCGAACGTCTCGAGCACACCACGGCCCTGGCCCGCGTCCTCGCCGGGCTCCTCCCGGACGACGTCATCGAGGGCAGCATCTCCACCCTGCCCCTCGCCTGGCGCACGGCGTACGACGACGAGCGGGCCGAGACCGCCCGCAGCGCCCTTCGCACCCTCGCCGAACGCCTCGACGCGCTCGAGGAGCTCACCGGCCGTTCCATCCGGCTCGGGCTGGAGCCGGAACCCGGCTGCGTCGTCGAAACCACCGGCGACGCCATCGCCCCGCTCACCGCGGTCGCCCACTCCCGCATCGGGATCTGCGTCGACACCTGTCACCTCGCCACCTCCTTCGAAGACCCGCACACCGCCCTGGACGCGCTCACCCGAGCCCGCGTCCCCGTCGTCAAGACCCAGCTCTCAGCCGCCCTGCATGCCGAACACCCCCATCTCCCTGAGGTCCGCGAGGCCTTGGCCGCCTTCGACGAACCCCGCTTCCTGCACCAGACCCGCACGGCCACCGCCGCCGGCCTGCGCGGCACCGACGACCTGGGCGAGGCGCTGAAGGGCGATGCCCTGCCCGAGGCCTCCCCCTGGCGCGCGCACTTCCACGTCCCGCTGCACGCGGGCCCCGCCGCGCCCCTCACCTCCACACTCCCGGTCCTGAAGACCGCGCTGGCCGGGCTGGTGGGCGGCCCGCAACCGCTCACCAGCCATCTGGAGGTCGAGACCTACACCTGGCAGGCCCTCCCGCCGGAGCTGCGCCCCCGCGGCCGATCCCAGCTCGCCGACGGCATCGCCGCCGAACTCACCCTCGCCCGGGACCTGTTGACCGATCTCGGTTTGAAGGAACTCCCATGA
- a CDS encoding sugar phosphate isomerase/epimerase family protein, with protein sequence MTSPLRFGYGTNGLTDLRLDDALTLLADLGYDGVGLTLDHMHLDPLAPDLHARTRRVAHRLDALGLGVTVETGARYVLDPRHKHGPSLLDPDPDARARRVDLLIRAVRVAADLGAHAVHCFSGTTPAGTDEDTAWKRLAEALAPVLDAAVTAGVPLAVEPEPGHLLATLAGFHRLRRSLGDPEPLGLTLDIGHCQCLEPLPPADCVRAAAPWLRHVQIEDMRRGVHEHLPLGDGEIDFPPVLAALAATGYQGLTVVELPRHSHAGPHFAELSLPFLHQALATPPRSTP encoded by the coding sequence ATGACGAGCCCCCTCCGCTTCGGCTACGGCACCAACGGCCTCACCGATCTCCGCCTCGACGACGCCCTCACCCTTCTCGCCGACCTCGGCTATGACGGCGTCGGTCTGACCCTCGACCACATGCACCTCGACCCGCTCGCCCCGGACCTCCACGCCCGCACCCGCCGGGTCGCGCACCGGCTGGACGCGCTCGGGCTCGGCGTCACCGTGGAGACGGGCGCCCGCTATGTACTCGACCCGCGCCACAAACACGGTCCTTCCCTTCTGGACCCCGACCCGGACGCCCGCGCGCGACGCGTCGATCTCCTGATCCGCGCCGTCCGGGTCGCCGCCGACCTCGGTGCCCACGCCGTCCACTGCTTCAGCGGGACGACACCGGCGGGCACGGACGAGGACACGGCCTGGAAACGCCTGGCCGAGGCCCTCGCCCCCGTCCTGGACGCCGCCGTGACCGCCGGCGTGCCCCTCGCCGTCGAACCCGAGCCAGGTCATCTCCTCGCCACCCTCGCCGGCTTCCACCGGCTCCGCCGAAGCCTCGGCGATCCGGAACCCCTCGGCCTCACCCTCGACATCGGCCACTGCCAGTGCCTGGAACCCCTTCCTCCCGCCGACTGCGTACGCGCCGCCGCCCCCTGGCTGCGTCACGTCCAGATCGAGGACATGCGCCGCGGCGTCCATGAACACCTCCCTCTCGGAGACGGGGAGATCGACTTCCCGCCCGTCCTCGCGGCCCTCGCCGCCACCGGCTACCAGGGCCTCACCGTCGTCGAACTGCCCCGCCACTCCCACGCCGGCCCTCACTTCGCCGAACTGTCCCTCCCGTTCCTCCACCAGGCACTGGCAACACCACCACGGAGCACGCCATGA
- a CDS encoding SCO3242 family prenyltransferase, producing the protein MTRVGRTSRSLAWAELLRLPALFTVPGDALAGAAAASARPTPRTLLAIGSSLCLYEAGMALNDWADREEDAVERPHRPLPSGRIRPTAALAAACAFTGAGLTLAARAGRPALAVATPLAATVWAYDLALKHTPTGPVAMATARALDLLLGAAATTSHVRPALPSAALLATHTLTVTTVSRQETRGGSPVPALAALASTAALTRLLTGAGPHAPSRARLTTALAAAYATTVTRPYFHAALNPSPPLTQRAVGGGIRATIPLQAALAARSGAAGTALLTAALAPIARKFGRKVSVT; encoded by the coding sequence GTGACGCGCGTGGGCCGCACGAGCCGCAGCCTCGCCTGGGCCGAACTCCTGCGTCTCCCGGCCCTGTTCACGGTCCCGGGCGACGCACTGGCAGGCGCGGCCGCAGCCTCCGCCCGGCCCACCCCCCGCACTCTTCTGGCCATCGGATCCTCCCTCTGTCTCTACGAGGCCGGCATGGCCCTGAACGACTGGGCGGACCGCGAGGAGGACGCGGTCGAACGCCCGCACCGTCCCCTCCCGTCCGGCCGCATCCGACCGACGGCCGCCCTGGCCGCGGCATGCGCCTTCACGGGCGCCGGCCTGACCCTGGCCGCCCGTGCGGGACGGCCCGCGCTCGCCGTGGCGACGCCCCTCGCGGCCACCGTCTGGGCGTACGACCTCGCCCTGAAACACACGCCCACAGGCCCCGTCGCCATGGCCACGGCCCGCGCCCTGGACCTCCTCCTCGGAGCCGCGGCCACCACGAGCCACGTCCGCCCGGCCCTCCCCTCCGCCGCCCTCCTGGCCACCCACACCCTGACGGTCACGACCGTCTCCCGCCAGGAGACCCGGGGCGGCTCACCGGTACCGGCCCTGGCGGCGCTGGCCTCGACGGCCGCGCTGACCCGGCTCCTCACGGGTGCCGGCCCACACGCCCCCTCCCGCGCCCGGCTCACCACAGCCCTCGCCGCCGCCTACGCCACCACCGTGACCCGCCCCTACTTCCACGCGGCCCTCAATCCATCACCTCCGCTCACCCAACGAGCCGTCGGCGGCGGCATCCGCGCCACCATCCCTCTCCAGGCCGCACTCGCCGCCCGTTCCGGCGCCGCCGGCACCGCGCTGCTCACGGCGGCCCTCGCCCCGATCGCCCGGAAGTTCGGCAGGAAGGTGAGCGTCACATGA